In Camelina sativa cultivar DH55 chromosome 16, Cs, whole genome shotgun sequence, a single window of DNA contains:
- the LOC104749453 gene encoding ervatamin-B-like yields the protein MASMIMFLVTALTILITSFRISQATSRTVTFQATSLVDKHERWMARFARVYRDELEKQMRRDVFKKNVKFIEDFNKKGNKSYKLGVNEFADWTNEEFLAIHTGLNDLTEVSPSRVVDKTMSSRSWNVSDMVVESKDWRAEGAVTPVKYQGQCGCCWAFSAVAAVEGVTKIAGGNLVSLSEQQLLDCDREFDRGCDGGIMSDAFNYIIQNRGIAAENDYSYQGSDGSCQSNARPAASISGFQSVPSNNEQALLEAVSRQPVSVSMDANGDGFMHYSGGVYDGPCGTNSNHAVTFVGYGTSEDGTKYWLAKNSWGETWGEEGYIRIRRGVAWPQGMCGVAQYAFYPVA from the exons ATGGCATCAATGATCATGTTCTTGGTCACTGCTTTGACCATTCTTATCACGAGTTTCAGAATCTCTCAAGCTACGTCTCGTACTGTCACCTTTCAAGCTACGTCGTTGGTTGATAAACATGAGCGATGGATGGCTCGATTTGCTCGTGTATACCGTGATGAGCTCGAGAAACAGATGAGACGCGATGTATTTAAGAAGAACGTGAAGTTCATTGAGGACTTCAACAAAAAAGGGAACAAAAGCTACAAGCTTGGTGTCAATGAATTCGCGGATTGGACCAACGAAGAGTTCCTAGCTATACATACCGGACTAAATGACCTAACTGAAGTGTCCCCATCCAGGGTGGTCGACAAAACCATGTCGTCTAGGTCTTGGAACGTCAGTGACATGGTAGTCGAGAGCAAGGACTGGAGAGCTGAAGGAGCTGTCACTCCTGTCAAATACCAAGGCCAATGCG GATGTTGCTGGGCGTTTTCGGCTGTAGCAGCAGTGGAAGGTGTGACTAAGATCGCCGGCGGAAACCTTGTATCTCTGTCCGAACAACAGCTTCTAGACTGCGACAGAGAGTTTGACCGAGGCTGCGACGGTGGGATAATGTCGGACGCTTTCAACTATATAATCCAAAACCGAGGCATCGCGGCGGAGAACGACTACTCTTATCAAGGATCAGATGGGAGTTGTCAGTCCAATGCAAGACCCGCTGCAAGCATCAGCGGATTCCAATCCGTTCCTAGCAACAACGAGCAGGCCTTGCTCGAGGCCGTATCGAGGCAACCAGTCTCTGTGTCGATGGACGCTAATGGGGATGGGTTCATGCATTACTCCGGAGGAGTATACGACGGGCCTTGTGGAACTAACTCGAATCACGCGGTTACATTTGTTGGGTATGGAACAAGCGAGGACGGAACCAAGTACTGGCTGGCTAAGAACTCTTGGGGTGAAACTTGGGGAGAAGAAGGTTACATAAGAATCCGAAGAGGCGTTGCTTGGCCTCAAGGCATGTGTGGTGTAGCACAGTATGCTTTTTATCCGGTTGCGTAa
- the LOC104749454 gene encoding protein trichome birefringence-like 37: MGFKLISLFLLLPLLILTIFSEADQAMASNKKPNVSQRSRTALAAAAVGGGGKEVMKGRKQTSGCNLFQGKWVFDPSYPFYNSSTCPFIDGEFDCLKFDRPDKQFLKYSWQPDSCTVPRFDGTAFLRRWRGKRVMFVGDSLSLNMWESLACMIHSSVPDTKSTFLKRAPLSSLTFQEYDVTLYLYRTPYLVDISKETVGRVLNLGTIDDGADAWKNMDLLVFNSWHWWTHKGVQSQGWDFIRDGSSLTRDMDRLDAFNKGLTTWGQWVDQNVDISQTRVFFQGISPTHYMGREWNEPRKTCNGQMQPLTGSTYPGGSLPAASIVSRVLSSMRTPVYLLDITTLSQLRKDAHPSTYGGDGGTDCSHWCLPGLPDTWNQLLYAALSM, encoded by the exons ATGGGTTTCAAACTCAtctctcttttccttcttcttccacttctcaTACTCACAATCTTCTCGGAAGCCGACCAGGCCATGGCTTCCAACAAGAAACCGAATGTGAGCCAACGCAGCAGAACGGCCTTGGCCGCCGCTGCCGTGGGAGGCGGAGGAAAAGAGGTGATGAAAGGAAGGAAGCAGACAAGTGGTTGTAACTTGTTCCAAGGAAAATGGGTTTTCGATCCTTCTTACCCTTTCTACAATTCTTCCACGTGTCCTTTCATCGACGGCGAGTTCGACTGTCTCAAGTTTGATCGACCAGACAAACAGTTCCTCAAGTACTCTTGGCAGCCTGATTCATGCACCGTCCCAAG GTTTGATGGGACAGCGTTTCTAAGGAGATGGAGAGGGAAGCGAGTGATGTTCGTGGGTGACTCACTGAGTCTAAACATGTGGGAATCGTTGGCATGTATGATACATTCGTCGGTTCCAGACACGAAGTCCACATTTCTCAAGCGTGCCCCACTCTCGTCTCTCACTTTCCAG GAATACGACGTCACATTATACCTATACCGAACACCATACCTAGTGGACATCTCCAAAGAAACTGTCGGGCGTGTGTTAAACCTTGGAACCATCGACGATGGGGCTGATGCTTGGAAAAACATGGACCTTCTCGTCTTCAATTCTTGGCACTGGTGGACTCATAAAGGAGTACAGTCCCAAGG GTGGGATTTTATAAGAGATGGGTCTTCATTGACGAGAGACATGGACCGTCTTGATGCTTTCAACAAAGGACTCACAACTTGGGGCCAATGGGTTGATCAAAATGTTGATATTTCGCAAACCCGAGTTTTCTTTCAAGGCATTTCTCCCACTCACTACAT GGGAAGGGAATGGAACGAGCCAAGGAAGACTTGCAACGGGCAAATGCAACCGCTGACCGGATCAACATACCCAGGTGGTTCACTTCCTGCCGCAAGCATTGTGTCTCGAGTGTTGAGCTCGATGAGAACGCCCGTTTACTTACTAGACATTACAACTCTGTCTCAACTGAGAAAAGATGCTCATCCGTCTACATATGGAGGTGATGGAGGAACGGATTGCAGTCACTGGTGCCTTCCTGGCTTACCGGATACTTGGAACCAGCTTCTATATGCGGCTCTTTCGATGTGA
- the LOC104749455 gene encoding peroxidase 19-like, translated as MHVLSLFLSAIFFFLFLTSTISIAPTTSQPPALRQIHHRDLSVDYYSKKCPQLENLVGSITSQRFKEVPISAPATIRLFFHDCFVEGCDGSILIETKKGSKKLAERDAYENKELREEGFESINKAKALVEYHCPSLVSCSDILAIAARDFIHLAGGPYYQVKKGRWDGKRSTATNVPPNIPRSNSTVDQLIKLFAFKGLTVEELVVLSGSHTIGFAHCKNFVGRLYNFKGTKRPDPTLDPRLLKELRMSCPFYGGSTGVVLPLDATTPFVFVNGYFTGLGSKMALLESDQAIFLDPRTKPIALEMARDKQRFLKAYGEAMDKMGSIGVKRGKKHGEIRTDCRVFL; from the exons ATGCATGTCCTATCTCTTTTTTTATCCGcaatattcttttttctcttcctcaCATCAACCATTTCGATTGCCCCCACAACCTCTCAACCTCCGGCATTGCGGCAAATCCACCACAGAGACCTCTCCGTCGATTACTACTCCAAGAAATGTCCTCAGCTCGAAAATCTCGTCGGTTCCATCACTTCTCAGCGGTTCAAAGAAGTTCCCATCTCAGCTCCAGCCACCATTCGCCTCTTCTTCCACGACTGCTTCGTTGAG GGCTGTGATGGGTCAATATTgatagaaacaaagaaaggaaGCAAGAAATTGGCAGAAAGAGACGCTTATGAGAATAAGGAATTGAGAGAAGAAGGATTTGAGAGTATCAACAAGGCAAAGGCATTAGTTGAGTATCATTGCCCTTCTCTCGTCTCTTGTTCTGATATCCTCGCCATCGCCGCTCGAGATTTCATCCACCTG GCAGGTGGGCCTTACTATCAAGTGAAAAAAGGAAGATGGGACGGCAAAAGATCAACGGCCACGAACGTCCCTCCAAACATACCTCGATCAAACTCAACCGTTGATCAACTCATCAAGCTCTTCGCGTTCAAAGGACTAACTGTAGAGGAACTTGTTGTCCTTTCCGGGTCTCACACCATCGGCTTTGCCCATTGTAAAAATTTCGTTGGTCGTCTCTACAACTTCAAAGGCACAAAACGACCCGACCCCACTCTCGACCCGAGATTACTCAAGGAGCTCCGTATGTCGTGTCCTTTTTATGGCGGAAGCACCGGCGTCGTCCTCCCGCTCGACGCTACAACTCCGTTTGTGTTTGTCAATGGATATTTCACAGGACTAGGAAGTAAGATGGCCCTTCTCGAGTCCGATCAAGCCATTTTCCTTGACCCTAGGACGAAGCCCATTGCACTTGAGATGGCTAGAGATAAGCAGAGGTTTCTCAAGGCGTATGGAGAGGCTATGGATAAAATGGGTTCCATTGGTGTCAAGAGAGGGAAGAAACATGGGGAAATACGAACAGATTGTCGAGtctttttatag
- the LOC104749456 gene encoding ATP synthase mitochondrial F1 complex assembly factor 1 isoform X2 has product MKLRFPNSGLLQIFTSRSSSWQRDAGVSRVAEALPGNHIKWASLGSVRNSQFASGFTPLQPKPLDSIMDLARAKTKSPEELTSIWDDYHLGRGHIGITMKAQLYRLLEQRASECRYFVIPVWRGNGYITMFAQVQAPHMIFTGLEDYKARGTQAAPYLTTTFYTELSETKDLVFIRGDVVFTSKLTDEEAKWIMETAQSFYLNDSRYKLLERFNKHTHDFEFKDVLQALDMPVL; this is encoded by the exons ATGAAATTGAGATTCCCAAACAGTGGACTTCT ACAAATTTTCACTTCGCGTTCATCTTCATGGCAACGAGATGCCGGAGTAAGTAGGGTCGCAGAAGCTTTACCTGGAAATCACATAAAATGGGCTTCGCTTGGTTCAGTCAGAAATTCGCAATTCGCATCTGGGTTTACTCCTTTGCAGCCGAAACCTTTggattcaatcatggatttggCGAGAGCCAAGACTAAATCTCCCGAAGAACTCACTTCCATCTGGGACGAT tatCACTTGGGACGAGGTCATATTGGGATAACGATGAAAGCTCAACTTTATCGATTGTTGGAGCAACGAGCATCCGAATG CCGATACTTTGTTATTCCAGTGTGGAGAGGCAATGGTTACATTACTATGTTTGCTCAAG TTCAAGCACCTCACATGATTTTCACTGGTCTCGAAGACTACAAAGCAAGAGGAACTCAAGCGGCTCCTTACCTGACTACCACCTTCTACACCGAGCTTTCAGAGACAAAGGACTTGGTGTTTATCCGAGGAGATGTTGTCTTCACAAGCAAACTCACTGACGAAGAGGCGAAATGGATCATGGAGACAGCTCAGTCTTTTTACTTGAACGACTCTCGCTACAAGCTGCTCGAACGTTTCAATAAGCATACTCATGACTTCGAGTTCAAAGATGTGCTACAAGCTCTAGATATGCCTGTTCTGTGA
- the LOC104749456 gene encoding ATP synthase mitochondrial F1 complex assembly factor 1 isoform X1: MKLRRILGSISSLAKDTKLSSSSSYRQIFTSRSSSWQRDAGVSRVAEALPGNHIKWASLGSVRNSQFASGFTPLQPKPLDSIMDLARAKTKSPEELTSIWDDYHLGRGHIGITMKAQLYRLLEQRASECRYFVIPVWRGNGYITMFAQVQAPHMIFTGLEDYKARGTQAAPYLTTTFYTELSETKDLVFIRGDVVFTSKLTDEEAKWIMETAQSFYLNDSRYKLLERFNKHTHDFEFKDVLQALDMPVL, encoded by the exons ATGAAATTGAGAAGAATCCTTGGTTCTATTTCGAGTCTGGCTAAAGATACTAagctctcttcatcttcttcgtatAGACAAATTTTCACTTCGCGTTCATCTTCATGGCAACGAGATGCCGGAGTAAGTAGGGTCGCAGAAGCTTTACCTGGAAATCACATAAAATGGGCTTCGCTTGGTTCAGTCAGAAATTCGCAATTCGCATCTGGGTTTACTCCTTTGCAGCCGAAACCTTTggattcaatcatggatttggCGAGAGCCAAGACTAAATCTCCCGAAGAACTCACTTCCATCTGGGACGAT tatCACTTGGGACGAGGTCATATTGGGATAACGATGAAAGCTCAACTTTATCGATTGTTGGAGCAACGAGCATCCGAATG CCGATACTTTGTTATTCCAGTGTGGAGAGGCAATGGTTACATTACTATGTTTGCTCAAG TTCAAGCACCTCACATGATTTTCACTGGTCTCGAAGACTACAAAGCAAGAGGAACTCAAGCGGCTCCTTACCTGACTACCACCTTCTACACCGAGCTTTCAGAGACAAAGGACTTGGTGTTTATCCGAGGAGATGTTGTCTTCACAAGCAAACTCACTGACGAAGAGGCGAAATGGATCATGGAGACAGCTCAGTCTTTTTACTTGAACGACTCTCGCTACAAGCTGCTCGAACGTTTCAATAAGCATACTCATGACTTCGAGTTCAAAGATGTGCTACAAGCTCTAGATATGCCTGTTCTGTGA
- the LOC104749457 gene encoding apoptosis inhibitor 5-like protein API5 isoform X2 produces MSENQSEEVQQIEKLYEFSERLNASKDKSQNVEDYEGIIKMSKTSMKAKQLASQLIPRYFKFFPSLSTEAFDAHMDCIDDGDLGVRVQAIRGLPLFCKDTPDIISKIVDVLVQLLNTEEPVERDAVHKALMSLIRQDPKASSTALFTHAGVTPTTDDQIREKVLSFIREKVFPIKGELLKPQEEMERHITDLIKQSLEDVTGGEFKMFMDFLTTLSIFGGKAPQERMQELVEIIEGQADLNAQFEVSDTDHIDRLISCLQLALPFFARGAPSSRFLSYLNQHIMPVFDKLPEERKLDLLKALADISPYTTAQEARQLLPSIVQLLKIYMPARKTGEEMNFTYVECLLYAFHHLAHKVPNATNSLCGYKIVTGQPSDRLGEDFSELNKDFTERLTVVEDLTKATMKKLTQGMTEHNKAMSAAKTDEEKASIKTKKQNTTTGLRTCNNILAMTKPLHAKVPPFIGDTNLNLSWKEATKPLASTTTKTTIGGKRPANSNNGSGNNVSAKKGRGSGGAMQSQLVNKAFEGISSYGAGRGGNRNWGRRGGGRGRGQGRGHW; encoded by the exons ATGTCAGAGAACCAGTCGGAAGAAGTTCAGCAAATCGAGAAGCTCTATGAGTTCAGTGAGCGCCTCAATGCCTCCAAGGACAAGTCTCAG AACGTTGAGGATTATGAAGGGATTATCAAGATGTCCAAGACTAGTATGAAGGCGAAGCAGCTTGCCTCGCAGCTAATTCCACGCTATTTCAAGTTCTTCCCTAGTCTCTCTACTGAGGCTTTCGATGCGCATATGGACTGCATCGATGATGGAGATCTTGGG gtGCGTGTTCAAGCTATCCGCGGGCTCCCGCTGTTCTGTAAGGATACACCAGATATTATATCTAAGATTGTTGATGTTCTTGTGCAACTTTTGAATACTG AGGAACCTGTGGAGCGTGATGCTGTGCATAAGGCTCTGATGTCATTGATACGACAAGATCCAAAAG CATCTTCGACTGCGTTATTTACGCATGCTGGGGTTACTCCAACTACTGATGATCAAATCCGTGAAAAGGTCTTGAGTTTCATCAGAGAAAAG GTGTTTCCTATTAAAGGGGAGCTCTTGAAACCTCAAGAGGAGATGGAAAGACATATAACAGATTTGATCAAACAG AGCCTAGAAGATGTAACTGGAGGAGAGTTTAAAATGTTTATGGATTTCCTGACAACTTTGAGTATATTTGGTGGCAAAGCTCCTCAAGAAAGAATGCAAGAACTTGTGGAAATTATCGAAGGACAGGCGGATTTAAATGCACAATTTGAA GTTTCAGACACAGACCATATTGACAGGTTGATATCATGCCTGCAACTGGCTCTTCCCTTTTTTGCG AGAGGTGCTCCCAGCAGCAGGTTTCTTAGCTATTTGAACCAACATATCATGCCTGTTTTTGACAAG CTCCCGGAAGAGAGGAAACTTGATTTGCTCAAAGCTCTTGCTGATATTTCTCCATACACAACTGCTCAGGAAGCAAGACAACTGCTTCCTTCCATCGTTCAGCTTTTAAAG aTATACATGCCTGCCAGAAAGACTGGAGAGGAAATGAACTTCACATACGTGGAGTGTTTGTTGTATGCGTTTCATCACCTTGCCCACAAG GTTCCAAATGCTACAAACAGCTTGTGCGGGTACAAGATTGTGACTGGCCAACCGTCAGACAGATTGGGGGAGGACTTCTCAGAGTTGAACAAAGACTTCACTGAGAG ATTGACCGTTGTTGAGGATCTGACCAAGGCAACAATGAAGAAATTGACTCAGGGAATGACTGAGCACAACAAAGCCATGTCGGCTGCTAAGACAGATGAAGAGAAGGCGAGCATT aaaacaaagaagcagaatACTACAACTGGACTTAGGACCTGTAATAACATATTGGCGATGACAAAG CCATTGCATGCAAAAGTGCCTCCTTTTATCGGAGAcactaatctcaacctttcttGGAAAGAAGCAACAAAGCCGTtagcctcaacaacaacaaaaacaacaatcgG AGGAAAGCGGCCTGCTAATAGCAACAATGGAAGTGGTAACAATGTTTCAGCAAAGAAGGGACGTGGTTCAGGTGGTGCTATGCAGAGCCAGCTTGTGAACAAGGCCTTTGAGGGAATATCATCGTATGGTGCTGGTAGAGGCGGGAACCGAAATTGGGGAAGACGTGGAGGTGGTCGAGGAAGAGGACAAGGAAGAGGTCACTGGTAA
- the LOC104749457 gene encoding apoptosis inhibitor 5-like protein API5 isoform X1, which yields MSENQSEEVQQIEKLYEFSERLNASKDKSQQNVEDYEGIIKMSKTSMKAKQLASQLIPRYFKFFPSLSTEAFDAHMDCIDDGDLGVRVQAIRGLPLFCKDTPDIISKIVDVLVQLLNTEEPVERDAVHKALMSLIRQDPKASSTALFTHAGVTPTTDDQIREKVLSFIREKVFPIKGELLKPQEEMERHITDLIKQSLEDVTGGEFKMFMDFLTTLSIFGGKAPQERMQELVEIIEGQADLNAQFEVSDTDHIDRLISCLQLALPFFARGAPSSRFLSYLNQHIMPVFDKLPEERKLDLLKALADISPYTTAQEARQLLPSIVQLLKIYMPARKTGEEMNFTYVECLLYAFHHLAHKVPNATNSLCGYKIVTGQPSDRLGEDFSELNKDFTERLTVVEDLTKATMKKLTQGMTEHNKAMSAAKTDEEKASIKTKKQNTTTGLRTCNNILAMTKPLHAKVPPFIGDTNLNLSWKEATKPLASTTTKTTIGGKRPANSNNGSGNNVSAKKGRGSGGAMQSQLVNKAFEGISSYGAGRGGNRNWGRRGGGRGRGQGRGHW from the exons ATGTCAGAGAACCAGTCGGAAGAAGTTCAGCAAATCGAGAAGCTCTATGAGTTCAGTGAGCGCCTCAATGCCTCCAAGGACAAGTCTCAG CAGAACGTTGAGGATTATGAAGGGATTATCAAGATGTCCAAGACTAGTATGAAGGCGAAGCAGCTTGCCTCGCAGCTAATTCCACGCTATTTCAAGTTCTTCCCTAGTCTCTCTACTGAGGCTTTCGATGCGCATATGGACTGCATCGATGATGGAGATCTTGGG gtGCGTGTTCAAGCTATCCGCGGGCTCCCGCTGTTCTGTAAGGATACACCAGATATTATATCTAAGATTGTTGATGTTCTTGTGCAACTTTTGAATACTG AGGAACCTGTGGAGCGTGATGCTGTGCATAAGGCTCTGATGTCATTGATACGACAAGATCCAAAAG CATCTTCGACTGCGTTATTTACGCATGCTGGGGTTACTCCAACTACTGATGATCAAATCCGTGAAAAGGTCTTGAGTTTCATCAGAGAAAAG GTGTTTCCTATTAAAGGGGAGCTCTTGAAACCTCAAGAGGAGATGGAAAGACATATAACAGATTTGATCAAACAG AGCCTAGAAGATGTAACTGGAGGAGAGTTTAAAATGTTTATGGATTTCCTGACAACTTTGAGTATATTTGGTGGCAAAGCTCCTCAAGAAAGAATGCAAGAACTTGTGGAAATTATCGAAGGACAGGCGGATTTAAATGCACAATTTGAA GTTTCAGACACAGACCATATTGACAGGTTGATATCATGCCTGCAACTGGCTCTTCCCTTTTTTGCG AGAGGTGCTCCCAGCAGCAGGTTTCTTAGCTATTTGAACCAACATATCATGCCTGTTTTTGACAAG CTCCCGGAAGAGAGGAAACTTGATTTGCTCAAAGCTCTTGCTGATATTTCTCCATACACAACTGCTCAGGAAGCAAGACAACTGCTTCCTTCCATCGTTCAGCTTTTAAAG aTATACATGCCTGCCAGAAAGACTGGAGAGGAAATGAACTTCACATACGTGGAGTGTTTGTTGTATGCGTTTCATCACCTTGCCCACAAG GTTCCAAATGCTACAAACAGCTTGTGCGGGTACAAGATTGTGACTGGCCAACCGTCAGACAGATTGGGGGAGGACTTCTCAGAGTTGAACAAAGACTTCACTGAGAG ATTGACCGTTGTTGAGGATCTGACCAAGGCAACAATGAAGAAATTGACTCAGGGAATGACTGAGCACAACAAAGCCATGTCGGCTGCTAAGACAGATGAAGAGAAGGCGAGCATT aaaacaaagaagcagaatACTACAACTGGACTTAGGACCTGTAATAACATATTGGCGATGACAAAG CCATTGCATGCAAAAGTGCCTCCTTTTATCGGAGAcactaatctcaacctttcttGGAAAGAAGCAACAAAGCCGTtagcctcaacaacaacaaaaacaacaatcgG AGGAAAGCGGCCTGCTAATAGCAACAATGGAAGTGGTAACAATGTTTCAGCAAAGAAGGGACGTGGTTCAGGTGGTGCTATGCAGAGCCAGCTTGTGAACAAGGCCTTTGAGGGAATATCATCGTATGGTGCTGGTAGAGGCGGGAACCGAAATTGGGGAAGACGTGGAGGTGGTCGAGGAAGAGGACAAGGAAGAGGTCACTGGTAA
- the LOC104749458 gene encoding PHD finger protein ALFIN-LIKE 7-like, producing MVVLPSYMLRRSQRQQLNMMKRLFQMINDLPTIFEVDNHNSSRSKSSGAKPRHSESHTKASKMSPPPKEEDESGDEEEDDEQDAVWPIGN from the exons ATGGTAGTATTGCCAAGTTATATGTTGCGCCGGTCTCAAAGACAACAACTGAATATGAT GAAGAGGCTCTTCCAGATGATAAATGATCTCCCAACCATTTTTGAGGTTGACAACCACAACAGTAGCAGAAGCAAATCTAGCGGTGCCAAG CCTCGCCACTCTGAATCTCACACTAAGGCTTCAAAGATGTCCCCaccaccaaaagaagaagatgagagtggagatgaggaggaagatgacgAACAAGATGCGGTTTGGCCTATTGGGAATTag
- the LOC104749460 gene encoding protein SPEAR2-like yields MCSNNNARGGSYGELQLHEDDDEYSGSCRKKQKKSEKVRRRGPGVAELEKIRLQEEHKSPLSSSPSLLLQNMDHHHHTLFAPSSYDLVMSPPKFALPEKLPSLPVFPLSYGSLVPPAPVFQRKQQHSLTMNLPNPPLGQGSFYQFIEPPSNQINSVSQFLEEQNKKMVNAKKKRPWHFLSDITEPSVGPTTTTILRDAIQNRSLGISPVQDSGTTISNPIAIDSPNSSIPSFPRHYPRFIPLGLQYEQQQQQQKDFDDKDMQWRSNKLYSFIPSGDRSNADRKRQPCDQYDESAADHGIDLSLKL; encoded by the exons atgtgtagtAACAACAACGCAAGAGGTGGAAGCTATGGAGAGTTACAATtacatgaagatgatgatgagtacTCTGGTTCTTGTcggaagaaacagaagaaaagtgaaaaagtaCGGCGAAGAGGACCTGGTGTAGCCGAACTAGAGAAGATCCGTCTTCAAGAAGAGCATAAatctccactttcttcttctccttctttattACTACAAAacatggatcatcatcatcacactctCTTTGCTCCGTCTTCCTATGATTTAGTGATGAGTCCTCCAAAGTTTGCTTTGCCGGAGAAACTGCCGTCTTTACCGGTTTTTCCTTTATCGTACGGGTCTTTGGTTCCTCCGGCGCCGGTTTTTCAGAGGAAGCAGCAACATTCTCTAACG ATGAATCTCCCGAATCCACCTCTAGGACAAGGGAGTTTTTATCAATTCATAGAGCCCCCTTCAAACCAAATCAACTCTGTCTCTCAGTTTCTTgaggaacaaaataaaaag ATGGTCaatgcgaagaagaagaggccatGGCATTTTCTTTCTGACATCACGGAACCTAGCGTTGGaccaaccacaacaacaattttaag GGACGCGATACAAAACCGGTCGCTGGGTATAAGTCCGGTTCAAGACTCCGGTACAACAATTAGCAATCCCATCGCCATTGATTCACCTAATTCTTCCATTCCAAGCTTTCCACGTCATTACCCGAGGTTTATCCCACTTGGCTTACAG tacgaacaacaacaacaacaacaaaaagactTTGATGATAAGGATATGCAATGGAGAAGTAATAAGCTCTATAGCTTCATACCCTCTGGAGATCGGAGCAATGCTGACCGAAAACGACAACCCTGTGACCAGTATGATGAATCAGCCGCTGATCATGGAATCGATCTCAGCCTTAAGTTATAG